In Candidatus Manganitrophus morganii, the genomic window GCTGGACGAACATGCCACTTCATGGATCATGAGCCACTTTCTGCAAGGGCCCCGCGTCGGCGCGGTCACCGGCAATCCGCGCGTCCGGACGCGATCGACCCTGCTCGGGAAAATTCAGGTCGGCGAGTTCTCCGCGATCGTCGGGATGATCAAGCGCGCCCAGCGCATTTATGGCCGCGTTTTCACGGTCTCGGGGGTTGTCTCCGGATTTCGCAAAAGCGCCCTGCAGCAGATCGGCTATTGGAGCCTCGACACCGTCACCGAAGACATCGATATCAGCTGGAAGCTGCAAATGAACCACTGGGATATCCGTTTTGAGCCGAACGCCCTGTGCTGGATTCTGATGCCGGAAACGATCATCGGGTTATGGCGCCAGCGCCTGCGCTGGGCGCAGGGAGGAATGGAGGCGCTGATACGATATGGCAACGACATGTTCTCCTGGCGCAAGCGCCGGATGTGGGGGGTCTGTCTGGAATACTTCATCAGCATCCTTTGGGCCTACAGCATGGCGCTCGTCGCGGTCATCTGGGTGGCCCGATGGATTTTCCCGTTGCCGGAAATCCTCCAGATCCCTTCACTGATTCCTGGCTGGCACGGCGTTGTCCTCGGCACCACCTGTCTTGTGCAATTTGCAGTGAGTCTGGTCATCGATTCGCGTTATGAAAAAGGGATCGGCAAAGTGTACTACTGGATGGTCTGGTATCCGATGGCCTACTGGCTGTTGAGTGTCTTTACCACGGTGGTCGCCGTTCCCAAGGCTGTTTTTAAGAAACACGAGCGGCGCGGCCGTTGGGAAAGTCCCGACCGGGGGTTGCGGCCATGAGCGCGATCATCATTAATGAGCCCCGTTTGCAGACACTGCGGCAGCGCTATGCCTACTCGCTCGTCACCTTTGTTTTCTGGGCCTTTTGGCTTTACCTCTGGCTGCCGTTGGTCAGTCTGGTGGCATGGCTGCTCGGCATCAATCTTTTCTACCAGGAGATGATCGTGCAGGAAGGATACCTCGCCTTTTTTGAATTGGTCGGCTGGTATGCGGTGACGATTCTGATCATGGCGGCCGTGTTATTGGGCTGGGCCGGATACAATCTCTATCGTTTCCGAGGAAAGGAACGCCGCAAGAGCGCGGCCGGGGTCGATCCAGCCGACATTGCGCGTCAATTTGCCGTGGAGGTCGATCAACTCAACCAATGGCACAGGGCAAAACGGCTAACGATCCATCACAATGAGGAAGGCGCGATCGACCGCGTCGATGTCCATCCCCCCTAATCCACTCAACGGGAGCCGTCCGGGCGTGGCGAGGGATAAATTCCGCCCGATTTTCTTGACAACTCCCCGCAGGCTTTGTTACTTTGGTTTCAGTCTTTTCGAAGTGAAGATGGAGATTTTTCTTGAAAGCTGTTGTCCCCCAAAAGAAAGCCGCCAAGCCCTCTCTCCGCAAGCCTTTGACCTTTCAAGCGCTTTTCTTATCCCTTCATCAATACTGGGCCGAGCAGGGCTGCCTCATTGTTCAGTCGTACGATAACGAGGTCGGCGCCGGGACCTTCCATCCGGCGACCTTTCTTCGCGCCCTCGGCCCGGAGCCGTGGAACGCCGCCTATGTACAGGCCTCCCGCCGGCCCACCGACGGCCGCTACGGGGAAAACCCGAACCGGCTTCAACATTACTACCAGTATCAGGTGATCCTGAAGCCGGCGCCGGCGAATATCCAAGATCTTTATCTGAAGAGCCTCTCCTCCTTCGGCCTCCGGATGGAGGAGCACGACATCCGATTCGTCCAGGACGATTGGGAGTCGCCGACGCTCGGGGCGTGGGGGCTCGGCTGGGAGGTCCGGCTCGACGGAATGGAGATTACCCAGTTCACCTATTTCCAGGAGATCGGCGGGATCCCGCTCGATCCGGTTTCGGTCGAAATCACCTATGGCCTGGAAAGGGTGGCGATGTATCTTCAGCAGGTCGATAATGTCTATGACCTGGCCTGGAACGACACGGTCTCCTACGGACAGGTCCATCATGAGGGGGAGGTCCAATTTTCCCGGTTTAATTTCGAGGAGGCAAATACGGAACACCTCAAGGCGGCCTTCCAGCGCGCCGAGGAAGAGTCGCGCGCCTTGATCTCGAAGGGACTGATCCTCCCCGCATACGACTATTGCATCAAGAGCTCCCACCTCTTTAACCTTCTCGATGCGCGCGGGGCGATCTCGGTGACGGAGCGGACGAGCTACATCGGCCGGGTGCGCGGGCTGGCCCGTCTCTGCGCCGAGGGATACCTGAAGCAGCGTCAGGAAGCCGGATTTCCTCTCCTAAAGGACAAGAAAAATGCCTCGTAGCACTTCCAAAAAAGGAACCGGCGCCGGGGCGACAAAAAAAGGGAGAACGACCACCGCGAAGCCGAAGGGAAAATCTTCGGAGG contains:
- the pgaC gene encoding poly-beta-1,6-N-acetyl-D-glucosamine synthase; its protein translation is MADLFAQFLSVLYQFLFYYPFFMAYLWMIGALFYFRHWEAGPEHRVENTPVLPESPPVSIIVPCYNEGANVEETIQFLVNQKYPAFEIIAVNDGSSDETGRILDALAERTPRLRVVHLAKNQGKAMALSMGALISKNEFLICIDGDALLDEHATSWIMSHFLQGPRVGAVTGNPRVRTRSTLLGKIQVGEFSAIVGMIKRAQRIYGRVFTVSGVVSGFRKSALQQIGYWSLDTVTEDIDISWKLQMNHWDIRFEPNALCWILMPETIIGLWRQRLRWAQGGMEALIRYGNDMFSWRKRRMWGVCLEYFISILWAYSMALVAVIWVARWIFPLPEILQIPSLIPGWHGVVLGTTCLVQFAVSLVIDSRYEKGIGKVYYWMVWYPMAYWLLSVFTTVVAVPKAVFKKHERRGRWESPDRGLRP
- the pgaD gene encoding poly-beta-1,6-N-acetyl-D-glucosamine biosynthesis protein PgaD, translated to MSAIIINEPRLQTLRQRYAYSLVTFVFWAFWLYLWLPLVSLVAWLLGINLFYQEMIVQEGYLAFFELVGWYAVTILIMAAVLLGWAGYNLYRFRGKERRKSAAGVDPADIARQFAVEVDQLNQWHRAKRLTIHHNEEGAIDRVDVHPP
- a CDS encoding glycine--tRNA ligase subunit alpha — translated: MKAVVPQKKAAKPSLRKPLTFQALFLSLHQYWAEQGCLIVQSYDNEVGAGTFHPATFLRALGPEPWNAAYVQASRRPTDGRYGENPNRLQHYYQYQVILKPAPANIQDLYLKSLSSFGLRMEEHDIRFVQDDWESPTLGAWGLGWEVRLDGMEITQFTYFQEIGGIPLDPVSVEITYGLERVAMYLQQVDNVYDLAWNDTVSYGQVHHEGEVQFSRFNFEEANTEHLKAAFQRAEEESRALISKGLILPAYDYCIKSSHLFNLLDARGAISVTERTSYIGRVRGLARLCAEGYLKQRQEAGFPLLKDKKNAS